The genome window GGCTGCATTATGGACCTACTATTTGAATGTTTCAACCCGGGCAAAGCAAACCTTTGTTGTTCCTTATATGGCATAGTAACCCAAGCCGTATCTTATTTTACTGATTCATAATAAATATGCTACCTCAAAATCTCAATAAGCAGGCAAATAAATCCAGCTTATTGAGCTAACCTTTACCTTAAAATGATAATTCCCGGTTTCAAAAAAGAGTATTTGACCGTATATTTGTAAGGTAAACTAATAAGTTTAACTTACTATTATGGAGGCTAACCAGGATATCCAATTTGCATCGGAACTGCGCAATGTAATGATTAGGCTCATCAAGAAGCTGCGGAAGGAATCGCAGACCGGGTTGCAGCTTTCATTAACAGAGCGATCAACCATGGCGCTGCTTTACCAAAACAAGGCTATGTTGCCCAGCGAACTCGCCGCCAGCGAAATGATCACCAATCAATCTATGTCGCAGGTGCTCAACCACCTCTCAGAACTGGGATATATTATCCGAACCGCATCATTAACAGATAAACGGAAAGTGAATATCTCGCTGTCAGAACTGGGAGAACGCACCTTGCTGCAGTTCAGACATGAGCGTGATGAATGGCTGGCGAGGGCTATAGCGGCAACCTGCTCGGCCAAAGAACAGGCGATACTTAAGCAGGCCAGCGGAATGTTAAGCACCATAGTTGATTTGAAGATTTAAGGGTACACAGCTGGATAAAGGATATCCTGGCACCAGCAACACGGGAGAATAATTAATGACTACAGAAACTATAAAAACATTCAGAACCTTCAGGGCTTTTAAAAGCCGTAATTACAGTTTATATTTTGCAGGGCAGTCGATATCGCTAATAGGTACCTGGATGCAAAAAACGGCGGTTAGCTGGGTAATCTATTCGCTAACCCATTCAACCTTTATGTTGGGCTTAACCTTGTTTGCCAGCCTTTTCCCCTCCTTCCTGTTTTCGCTCATCGGCGGCGTAGTTTCCGACAGGTATAACCGCTACCGCGTACTGCTCGCAACCCAGGTAGCTTCTCTGATCCAGGCGGTGCTGCTGGCCATTTTAATATTGCTTAAGCATTACACTGTTTGGGAAATTATAAGCCTGAGCGTGTTGCTCGGCATTATCAATGCTTTTGATGTTCCGGCAAGGCAATCATTGGTTTACGATATGGTGGAGGAAAAAGATGACCTGCCTAATGCGCTGGCGC of Mucilaginibacter xinganensis contains these proteins:
- a CDS encoding MarR family winged helix-turn-helix transcriptional regulator; the encoded protein is MEANQDIQFASELRNVMIRLIKKLRKESQTGLQLSLTERSTMALLYQNKAMLPSELAASEMITNQSMSQVLNHLSELGYIIRTASLTDKRKVNISLSELGERTLLQFRHERDEWLARAIAATCSAKEQAILKQASGMLSTIVDLKI